The Streptomyces achromogenes DNA segment GCCGGCTGACCGGCCATGCCGAGCCCGAGGTCTTCCACACCAACGAGGGCCACGCCGGCTTCCTCGGCCTGGAGCGCATCGCCGAACTCGGTGACCTGGGCCTGGACTTCGACGCGGCGCTGGAGGCCGTCCGGGCCGGGACGGTGTTCACCACGCACACGCCCGTCCCGGCCGGCATCGACCGCTTCGACCGGGAGCTGGTCGCCCGGCACTTCGGCCCCGACGCCGAGCTGCCCCGGATGGACGTCGACCGCATCCTGCGGCTGGGCAGGGAGACCTACCCCGGCGGCGAGCCGAACCTCTTCAACATGGCCGTCATGGGACTGCGACTGGCGCAGCGCGCGAACGGGGTGTCGCTGCTGCACGGTCAGGTCAGCCGCGGGATGTTCTCCGGCCTGTGGCCCGGCTTCGACCCCGAGGAGGTGCCGATCACCTCCGTCACCAACGGCGTGCACGCCCCGACCTGGGTGGCCCCGCAGGTGCTGCGCCTCGGCGCCCGGCAGATCGGCGCCGAGCGCGCCGAGGACGCCCTCAGCGTCGGCGGCTCCGACCGCTGGGACTCCGTCGCCGACATCCCCGACCAGGACATCTGGGAGCTGCGCCGCGAGCTGCGCGAGCAGCTGGTGCTGGAGGCGCGGCGGCGACTGCGCGCCTCGTGGCGTCAACGGGGAGCGGCGAGCGCCGAGTTGGGATGGATCGACGGCGTCCTGGACCCCGACGTCCTCACCATCGGCTTCGCGCGCCGGGTCCCGTCGTACAAGCGGCTGACGCTGATGCTGCGGGACCGCGACCGGCTCATGAAACTGCTGCTGCACCCGGAGCGGCCCATCCAGATCGTCGTCGCGGGCAAGGCGCATCCGGCGGACGACGGCGGCAAACGCCTGGTGCAGGAACTCGTCCGGTTCACCGACGACCCGCGGGTGAGGCACCGCATCGTCTTCCTGCCCGACTACGGCATGGCCATGGCGCAGAAGCTGTACCCCGGCTGCGACATCTGGCTCAACAACCCGCTCCGTCCGCTGGAGGCCTGCGGCACGTCCGGCATGAAGGCCGCGCTCAACGGCTGCCTCAACCTGTCCGTCCTGGACGGGTGGTGGGACGAGTGGTTCCAGCCGGACTTCGGCTGGGCCATCCCCACCGCGGACGGCGCCGGAACCGACCCGGACCGCCGGGACGACATCGAGGCGACGGCCCTCTACGACCTCCTGGAACAGCGCATCACACCGCGTTTCTACGAGCGCGGCCGGGCGGGGCTGCCCGACCGCTGGATCGAGATGGTCCGCCAGACCCTCACCCTGCTCGGCCCGAAGGTGCTGGCGGGGCGCATGGTCCGCGAGTACGTGGAGCGGCTCTACACCCCGGCCGCCCACGCGCACCGGACGATGGTCCCCGGCACGGCGCGTGAACTCGCCGGCTGGAAGCAGCGGGTGCGTGCGGCCTGGCACGCGGTGGCGGTCGACCACGTGGAGACGTCGGCGGCCACCGTCTCGGCCGAGCTGGGCACGACCCTCGCCCTGCGGGTGCGGGTGCGCCTCGGCGACCTCACCCCCGACGACGTCGAGGTGCAGGCGGTCTCGGGCCGCGTCGACGAGGAGGACCGCATCACGGACGCGGCCACGGTCCCGCTGAAACCGGCGGGCGGCCCGGACCTGGAGGGCAGGTGGGTCTACGAGGGACCGCTGTCGCTGGACCGCACGGGCCCCTTCGGATACACGGTCCGCATCCTCCCGGCCCACCGGCTGCTGGCGTCCGGCGCCGAACTGGGGCTGCTGGAGGCACCGTCCGAGGAGGCGGTCGAAGGAGCGGGCGTCCTGCTGCGCTGATCCGGCGGGCGCGCGCGACCGGGAGGTCGCGCGTGGCAGGCGGCGGCGGGCGGCGGCTCTCCCATGAGGTCCGCCGCCCGCCGTCCGCCGGCTGCCGGCCCTCCAGTGAGGTTCGTCGTCCGCCGCCCGCCGGCCCGTCGCCCACCCGTCCGTCGTCCCGTCGTCCCGTCGACCCGTCCGTCGGCCGTTCCGGGGGCGGCGGAAATCTCTGGCAGGGTCACGGGCACGGCCGTTATGCTCCCCGCGATGACTACTCCTACTGGCGACAGATCGGGGGACCCGTCCGCGCAAGGTGAGTGCTGATGGCGACTCACCTCGCGAACGAGGATTCCCC contains these protein-coding regions:
- a CDS encoding glycosyltransferase family 1 protein translates to MKAIRRFTVRPLLPEPLRPLSDLARNLRWSWHAETRDLFRSVDPERWARSDGDPVRLLGGVPPARLLELAEDRRFLRRLATAAGDLHDYVSGERWYQAQPSSAGLPAAVAYFSPEFGITAALPQYSGGLGILAGDHLKAASDLGVPLIGVGLLYRHGYFRQTLSRDGWQQEHYPVLDPNELPLTLLKEEDGTAARISLALPAGRRLHARVWLAQVGRVPLLLLDSDVEENDLGERGVTDRLYGGGSEHRLLQEMLLGIGGVRAVRTYCRLTGHAEPEVFHTNEGHAGFLGLERIAELGDLGLDFDAALEAVRAGTVFTTHTPVPAGIDRFDRELVARHFGPDAELPRMDVDRILRLGRETYPGGEPNLFNMAVMGLRLAQRANGVSLLHGQVSRGMFSGLWPGFDPEEVPITSVTNGVHAPTWVAPQVLRLGARQIGAERAEDALSVGGSDRWDSVADIPDQDIWELRRELREQLVLEARRRLRASWRQRGAASAELGWIDGVLDPDVLTIGFARRVPSYKRLTLMLRDRDRLMKLLLHPERPIQIVVAGKAHPADDGGKRLVQELVRFTDDPRVRHRIVFLPDYGMAMAQKLYPGCDIWLNNPLRPLEACGTSGMKAALNGCLNLSVLDGWWDEWFQPDFGWAIPTADGAGTDPDRRDDIEATALYDLLEQRITPRFYERGRAGLPDRWIEMVRQTLTLLGPKVLAGRMVREYVERLYTPAAHAHRTMVPGTARELAGWKQRVRAAWHAVAVDHVETSAATVSAELGTTLALRVRVRLGDLTPDDVEVQAVSGRVDEEDRITDAATVPLKPAGGPDLEGRWVYEGPLSLDRTGPFGYTVRILPAHRLLASGAELGLLEAPSEEAVEGAGVLLR